A genomic stretch from bacterium includes:
- the flgF gene encoding flagellar basal-body rod protein FlgF encodes MIKGIYTGAIGMLAQWTDLDVVANNLANIDTAGYKRDETIFTPFDSIFLHRLYDNYIMTREGYLDQRPKVGPVGTGVGISEIATLYSQGPIQKTDNDFDLAIGGKGFFTIEGPQNKIFYTRNGTFTIDSEGYLVTKGGYRVLGVNGYIQIAQGNFQVQENGKVITGERDWKSPQEIDGLKIVDFENRRGLKKVGNTLFEATQYAGEPQVVAQPKILQGYLEKSNTNPIEEMVKMIEIQRIYEINQRAVTSFDDTLRTAVTEVSRVK; translated from the coding sequence ATGATTAAAGGAATATACACCGGTGCAATAGGAATGCTTGCCCAATGGACAGATTTAGATGTTGTCGCAAATAACCTGGCGAATATAGATACCGCTGGCTATAAAAGGGATGAAACTATATTTACACCATTTGATTCTATTTTTCTCCATCGCCTTTATGATAATTATATTATGACCAGAGAAGGCTATCTTGACCAAAGACCAAAAGTTGGTCCTGTAGGCACAGGCGTAGGAATAAGTGAAATAGCCACTTTATATTCACAAGGACCTATTCAAAAAACCGATAATGACTTTGACCTGGCTATTGGCGGAAAAGGCTTTTTTACGATTGAAGGACCTCAAAATAAAATTTTTTATACCCGTAATGGCACATTTACTATCGATTCAGAAGGATATTTGGTGACGAAAGGAGGTTATAGAGTCTTAGGAGTAAATGGATATATTCAAATTGCTCAAGGCAATTTCCAGGTTCAAGAAAATGGCAAGGTAATAACAGGAGAGAGAGATTGGAAATCTCCACAAGAAATAGACGGACTAAAAATAGTTGATTTTGAAAACAGAAGAGGATTGAAAAAAGTAGGTAATACCTTATTTGAAGCGACTCAGTATGCAGGTGAACCTCAAGTTGTCGCTCAACCTAAAATTTTGCAAGGTTACCTTGAAAAGTCAAATACCAATCCAATCGAAGAAATGGTAAAAATGATTGAAATTCAACGAATATATGAAATTAATCAACGAGCAGTAACCTCTTTTGACGATACACTACGAACAGCCGTGACAGAAGTCAGCAGGGTGAAGTAA
- the flgA gene encoding flagellar basal body P-ring formation chaperone FlgA, producing the protein MIINKLLKIFFFTGLFVFLFSSISPALTTIELKENVCLTGKEIFLKDIANLSNTSVDNIYIGQAPLPAGKRYITQEYVKLKILQAKIKEEDFNLIGATKIEITTSSQKLDVEEITKIAQEYILTNLNTTARIAIESFNIRKNVILPAGKVEYEIENTPMLKNQVYLPVTIKVNGTKYKTIRLGFKIHRFTNVVIAAKPLPRHHILTPVDIEIQEREITYINPAPIEDVIGKRLKSPLTQGGILTYNLIEIPPLIKRGDVVMIKKEIGALIVQAKGIAKEDGRLGDEIQVKNVDSDKIINSIVEDSRTVVAR; encoded by the coding sequence ATGATAATTAATAAGTTATTGAAGATATTCTTTTTTACCGGGCTATTTGTCTTTTTGTTTTCCAGTATCTCGCCTGCCTTAACTACGATTGAATTGAAAGAAAATGTTTGCCTGACAGGTAAGGAGATATTTTTAAAGGACATTGCTAACTTAAGCAATACATCTGTAGATAACATCTATATTGGTCAGGCACCTTTGCCTGCTGGAAAAAGATATATTACTCAGGAGTATGTTAAGTTAAAAATTTTGCAAGCAAAGATTAAAGAGGAAGATTTTAATCTCATTGGAGCGACAAAGATAGAAATAACAACTTCTTCTCAAAAATTGGATGTTGAAGAGATAACAAAAATAGCTCAAGAGTATATCCTGACTAATCTTAATACGACTGCTCGAATAGCAATAGAATCATTCAACATTCGGAAAAATGTTATTTTACCTGCTGGAAAGGTAGAATATGAGATTGAAAATACCCCAATGTTAAAAAATCAGGTATATCTTCCAGTGACCATCAAGGTAAATGGGACAAAATATAAAACGATTAGATTGGGGTTCAAAATTCATCGCTTTACAAATGTTGTGATAGCGGCTAAACCATTGCCACGACATCATATTTTAACGCCAGTGGACATAGAAATCCAGGAAAGAGAGATAACTTACATTAATCCTGCTCCGATAGAAGATGTCATTGGAAAAAGATTGAAAAGCCCGCTGACACAAGGAGGAATATTAACTTATAATTTGATCGAAATTCCTCCTTTAATTAAACGAGGAGATGTGGTTATGATAAAAAAAGAAATTGGAGCACTTATCGTCCAGGCAAAAGGAATAGCAAAGGAAGATGGAAGATTAGGAGATGAAATTCAAGTAAAAAATGTGGATTCGGATAAGATAATTAACAGTATTGTTGAGGATAGCAGAACAGTTGTGGCGAGGTAG
- the flgG gene encoding flagellar basal-body rod protein FlgG → MMRSLWTAATGMAGQQFNLDTIANNLANVNTAGFKKSRVDFEDLIYEVLKSPGTPITTGSVLPTGIHVGHGVAIAGTQKIHSLGNLQETQNPLDIAIEGEGFFQLLLPDGSTGYTRDGSFKMDQEGKLVTSNGHILQPEIVIPPGTTQITITEDGTVSVIIGNETKTPQEVGTIQLVRFASPAGLNPIGKNVFKDSAASGDPITGTPGREGFGRLEQNFLELSNVNIVDEMVNMIIAQRAYELNSKAIQTGDAMLGIVGGLKR, encoded by the coding sequence ATGATGCGTTCATTATGGACAGCGGCCACAGGTATGGCTGGACAACAATTTAATCTCGACACTATTGCCAATAATCTGGCTAATGTTAATACTGCTGGATTTAAGAAGTCACGAGTAGATTTTGAAGACTTAATCTATGAAGTATTAAAATCACCAGGCACACCAATAACTACAGGAAGTGTCTTACCAACAGGTATTCATGTTGGGCATGGAGTAGCTATTGCGGGAACTCAAAAAATTCATTCCTTAGGGAATTTGCAAGAGACCCAAAATCCTCTGGATATAGCTATAGAAGGAGAAGGATTCTTTCAGTTACTTCTACCGGATGGGTCAACAGGTTATACGCGAGATGGTTCTTTTAAAATGGACCAGGAGGGTAAATTAGTTACTTCTAATGGACATATTTTACAACCAGAAATAGTTATCCCGCCTGGAACTACCCAAATTACCATTACTGAAGATGGGACTGTTTCAGTCATTATCGGAAATGAAACAAAAACACCTCAGGAAGTAGGTACAATTCAATTAGTTAGATTTGCCAGTCCAGCGGGACTAAATCCTATTGGTAAGAATGTATTTAAAGATAGTGCCGCAAGTGGTGACCCTATTACCGGTACTCCCGGAAGGGAAGGGTTTGGTAGATTGGAGCAAAACTTCTTAGAATTATCAAATGTAAATATAGTTGATGAGATGGTCAATATGATTATCGCCCAGCGGGCTTATGAACTTAATTCAAAAGCAATTCAAACTGGAGATGCAATGCTGGGCATCGTCGGTGGGTTGAAGAGATAA
- the murA gene encoding UDP-N-acetylglucosamine 1-carboxyvinyltransferase, translating into MDSPKIIIRGGKRLTGKVKISGSKNAALPILAATILIPEPITLTNLPSLLDIETMCEVLTLLGANVEGKKESAVINTVSLDQYEAPYEQVRKMRASALVMGALLARFGKAYVPLPGGCNIGLRPINLHLDGLSKLGAEIVTKEGYVKLSAKRLIGTEIYLDFPSVGATENLMMATSMACGETIIDNAAKEPEIVELANFLNKAGAKIEGAGSDTIKVTGVKELKTTSFQIIPDRIETGTYAIAAAITKGDITLEGADFDHLHTVMTKLEEAGVIFEKKDSQMRVYVKKDLMPANIRTMPYPGFPTDLQAQFMTLMSITKGMSMVIESVFENRFMHVSELCRMGADIKVDGHTAIIRGVETLSGAQVNATDLRASAALILAGLVAKGETQLSGIHHLDRGYECMEEKLSKLGAQIKRIAGGEDYD; encoded by the coding sequence ATGGATTCACCAAAGATTATCATAAGAGGGGGTAAGAGGCTTACAGGTAAAGTTAAAATTTCAGGGTCTAAAAATGCCGCGCTACCTATTTTAGCCGCGACTATTCTTATTCCAGAACCAATTACATTAACAAACTTACCCTCTCTTCTGGACATAGAGACGATGTGTGAGGTATTAACTCTTTTAGGGGCTAATGTTGAGGGAAAAAAAGAGTCAGCAGTTATAAATACCGTTAGTTTAGACCAATATGAAGCCCCTTATGAGCAGGTGCGCAAGATGCGTGCCTCAGCATTAGTTATGGGTGCTTTATTAGCCAGATTTGGTAAGGCGTATGTTCCTTTACCCGGCGGATGCAATATCGGATTGAGACCGATTAATCTTCACTTAGATGGACTAAGCAAATTGGGTGCGGAAATAGTTACGAAAGAAGGATATGTGAAATTATCGGCTAAAAGATTAATTGGCACAGAAATATATCTTGATTTTCCTTCAGTTGGGGCGACGGAAAATTTAATGATGGCGACTTCAATGGCTTGCGGGGAAACAATTATTGATAATGCCGCAAAAGAACCAGAGATTGTAGAACTAGCTAATTTTTTAAATAAAGCCGGCGCCAAAATTGAAGGTGCGGGTTCGGATACAATAAAAGTTACCGGAGTAAAAGAATTGAAAACTACTTCATTTCAAATTATCCCGGATAGAATAGAAACAGGAACTTACGCCATTGCCGCCGCTATCACTAAAGGAGATATTACTCTTGAGGGGGCTGATTTTGACCATCTCCATACGGTTATGACTAAATTAGAAGAGGCAGGGGTAATATTTGAAAAAAAAGATTCTCAGATGCGTGTGTATGTAAAAAAAGACCTTATGCCAGCAAATATAAGAACTATGCCTTACCCTGGATTTCCAACAGACCTTCAGGCACAATTTATGACGCTAATGTCTATTACTAAAGGAATGAGTATGGTTATAGAATCGGTATTTGAGAATAGGTTTATGCATGTCAGTGAATTATGTCGTATGGGAGCAGATATTAAGGTAGATGGACATACCGCAATAATACGTGGTGTCGAGACTTTAAGTGGAGCTCAGGTTAATGCGACAGATCTGAGAGCAAGTGCCGCATTGATTTTAGCCGGGCTGGTGGCTAAAGGAGAAACCCAACTATCCGGCATACATCACCTGGATAGAGGCTATGAATGTATGGAAGAAAAATTATCTAAACTGGGGGCACAAATTAAACGCATTGCTGGAGGAGAAGATTATGATTAA